The DNA sequence GTCGAAGCATACTGCGCCGATCCTTTGTCCCGCCCGTTCTGCGGAAAAGGCAACCAGGGCCGCCGCCAGAATAGCCTGATCCCGACGGCGCATATCCGCGGCGAACATGGACGCCGATTCATCCAGGACCAGACAAACCGTCAGTTCCCGTTCTTCCCGGTACATCTTAACATAGGGGGTTCCGAACCGGGCGCTCACGTTCCAGTCGATGGAACGTACATCATCCCCCGGTTCATAGTGGCGGACTTCATCGAATTCTATCCCCTGGCCCTTAAAAACCGAGCGGAAGTCCCCGGAGAGCAGATCCTCCGCAAGACCCCGGGCAACCAGGGGAAATGTGGCGATTTTTCGAAGAAGCTCGTAGCGGTCCACAGTCTCAGGGTACCGGAACAAAGGCCAGGATACGGGAAACCACCGCATCCGGGTCCAGCCCGTCCGCTTCAGCTTCGTAGGAAAGGACAATACGGTGCCGCAGTACCGGCAGGGCCGCAGTTTTTACATCCTCGGGGGTAACGAAGAGGCGGCCGTTGAAGAGGGCCAGGATACGGCAGCAGCGGTACAGGGCGATGGAAGCCCGGGGGGAAGCGCCGAAGGAGATATACCGGTACAGCCCCTCCCGCCCGGCCCTTCCGCTGCCGGCGCCTTCCGCAGGCCGCGATCCTCCGCGGGATCTGGCGCTTGCCGGCTTTGCTGCGGATGGCCTGGTGGCCGAAACCACCGAAACAATGTATTCCCCTATCTTATCGTCAATGCGGATCGCCTCCGCGGCAGTCCGGAGGCTCTCCAGTTGGGAAGGTCCGAGGATCGGCTTCAGGGTTGGGACATAGGAATTATGGGGGTTCAGAATACGGAGTTCCTCCTCCGGGCTTGGGTACCGTACCAGCAGTTTGAGGAGGAACCGGTCCAGTTCCGCTTCGGGCAGGGTATAGGTCCCCTCATGTTCAATGGGGTTCTGGGTGGCCAGGACGAAGAAGGGATCCGGCAGGGGGTAGCTCTCCTCTCCGATGGTAACCTGATGCTCCTCCATGGCCTCCAGCAGGGCGGACTGTACCTTGGCGGGGGCCCGGTTAATCTCGTCCGCCAGGATCACATTGGCAAAGACCGGCCCACGGCGTACGGAAAACTTTCCCGTAGCCTGTTCCCACACCAGGGTCCCGGTCACATCCGCGGGGAGCAAATCCGGAGTAAACTGGATCCGTTTAAAGTCCAGGCCGGTAATTTCCGCCAGGCTCTTCACCGCCAGGGTCTTTGCAAGCCCCGGCACTCCTTCCAGCAGGATATGTCCCCGGGCAATCAGGGCCATGAGGAGACCGTCGATCATCTCCCGCTGTCCGATAACCCGCTTGGCCAGTTCCTCCCGGCAGGAATCCAACAATTTCTGCGCCCCGGCCAACAGGGCTTCCGTATCCGATACATCCAAATTAAGTTGAGCCATGATCCTATTGTACTCTGCGGTGTTCGCTGGGGCAATATGCAAGGCGAATAATACCAGGGATGAGGCACCGGTCTATTGCTAAACCTATTATCTGTCTCTTTCCGCAGTTGAATATTGCCGTATAATACATAATAGTAAAGTAGTGGAAGCGGAAGAGGTTCGCGCCATCGCTCTGGCGATCCAGCGTGAAGAAATGACCGAATATCATGTGTATACCCAACTGGCAAAGATCTGTAAGGACACCCATAACGCCGGGGTGCTCCGGAAGGTTGGGGAGGCGGAAAAAACACACGCCGCCTTTTGGCAGTCCAGGACCGGCGTGCAGGTAAAGCCGGACCGGTTTAAGGTTTTTACCACCGTCATCACCGCCCGGATTCTGGGGCTTTCCTTTACCCTTAAACAAATGGAAAAAAAAGAGGGCACCGCCTCTAAAAGCTACCTGGCCCTGACGGAACAGTTTCCCGAGGTTTTGGCCATAAGCCTTGAAGAGGCGGAGCATGAACGGGAACTGCTGTCCATGCTGAACGAAGAACGGCTGCAATACGCCGGCTCCATCGTGCTGGGGCTGAACGATGCCCTGGTGGAACTGACCGGCGCCCTGGCGGGGTTCACCCTGGCCCTGGGGGAAACCCGTACCATAAGCATGGCCGCTCTGGTAACCGGGATATCCGCCGCCTTTTCCATGGCCGCCTCGGAATACCTTTCCTGCAAGGCCGATAATGACCCCCGGGCAATGAAATCCGCCCTCTATACCGGGACCGCCTATATCATCACGGTGATGCTCCTGATTCTCCCCTTCCTGCTTATCCCGAATAAATATGCCGCCCTGGGAATAACCCTGGCCGCTGGGGTGTTTATCATTTTTCTTTTTAATTACTACCTGGCCACCGCCAAAGACCTGGACTTTAAACGGCGCTTTGGGGAGATGACCCTTATCAGCCTTGCGGTGGCGGCCCTTTCTTTCGGCGTGGGCTGGGTTCTGAAGAATATCCTGGGAGTAGATGGGTAGTATTCCCACGACTATTTTGCTTTCCCTTTAAAAAGTACAAAAAAGTACCCATAGACCAGGATTGTACTATTGC is a window from the Treponema primitia ZAS-1 genome containing:
- a CDS encoding AAA family ATPase, which codes for MAQLNLDVSDTEALLAGAQKLLDSCREELAKRVIGQREMIDGLLMALIARGHILLEGVPGLAKTLAVKSLAEITGLDFKRIQFTPDLLPADVTGTLVWEQATGKFSVRRGPVFANVILADEINRAPAKVQSALLEAMEEHQVTIGEESYPLPDPFFVLATQNPIEHEGTYTLPEAELDRFLLKLLVRYPSPEEELRILNPHNSYVPTLKPILGPSQLESLRTAAEAIRIDDKIGEYIVSVVSATRPSAAKPASARSRGGSRPAEGAGSGRAGREGLYRYISFGASPRASIALYRCCRILALFNGRLFVTPEDVKTAALPVLRHRIVLSYEAEADGLDPDAVVSRILAFVPVP
- a CDS encoding VIT1/CCC1 transporter family protein, with the translated sequence MEAEEVRAIALAIQREEMTEYHVYTQLAKICKDTHNAGVLRKVGEAEKTHAAFWQSRTGVQVKPDRFKVFTTVITARILGLSFTLKQMEKKEGTASKSYLALTEQFPEVLAISLEEAEHERELLSMLNEERLQYAGSIVLGLNDALVELTGALAGFTLALGETRTISMAALVTGISAAFSMAASEYLSCKADNDPRAMKSALYTGTAYIITVMLLILPFLLIPNKYAALGITLAAGVFIIFLFNYYLATAKDLDFKRRFGEMTLISLAVAALSFGVGWVLKNILGVDG